A stretch of DNA from Brevibacillus ruminantium:
TCGTAGCATTGGAGCCGGATCAACCGCGTGTCCAAAATGCGGGCCAATGTCTTGGCGATCTCTGTTTTGCCCACCCCGGCAGGCCCTTCTACGAGCAGCGGTTTTTCCAGCTTGAGGACGAGATGGAGCGCCATGGTGAGCGATTGATCAGCGACGTATTGATGCTGGTAGAAATCTCGCTCCATTTTCTCTAACGCAGGCTGATGCTTGCTCATGCTGCTCCTTCCGGAAGCAAGAGCTGAATCAATGCCCGTTCTGTATAGATACGGCAAAGATGTTCACGATATTCAGCTGATGCAAACAGGTCACTTCCCATTTCTCCTTCGTTTGGCGCCAAAGCTGCCGCTTCCTTGATCAGCGCTTCCGATGGCACATTGCCAAGAAGATGACTCTCCGCGCCCAATGCACGATAGGGAATATCTCCTACCCCGTTTATACCGATCCGTGCGTAATTGATCACGCCATCCGCATCTAATCCGACCAGGGCACATACCCCGACGACGGCATACCCGGAAGCCGGATGAGCGTATTTCAGATAGACGCTTTTTACTTCGGGCGGAGGGATCAGAAAAGAAACGGAGGTCAACATGCTGTTATCCGGAAGTGCGGAGACAAGCGGGCCGAGGAAAAAGCCGTCCAAGTCGATCAGTTCCTTGCCAGCTTCTCCGCAAACTTCCAGCATGGCTTCCAGCGCCAGTGCGACACCAGGCAAATCGGCTGCTGGATCGGCATGCGCCAAATTTCCCCCGACCGTGCCCCGATGTCTGACCTGCAAATCACCGATCACTCTGGCAGCATCGGCCAGCACCGGGAGATGCTCCAGGATCAGCGGGTCCCTCTGCACCTGATGATGGGTCGTCAACGCCCCGACCACCAGCCGATTACCGTCCTTGCGAATGCCGCGAAGCTCATCAATCCTGCTGATATCAATCAACGTACCCGGCGAAGTCAGCCGAAATTTCATCAGCGGGATCAGACTGTGTCCACCAGCGAGCAGCTTGCCCTCACCATTGCTCTCTTGCAACAAACGAATGGCATCCTCGACCGTATCCGCCTTTACGTAGCCAAACGAGCTTGGTATCATACGCCTTCCCTCCTGTCCTGCATCGCCTTCCATACTTTTTCCGGTGTGAGCGGCATGTCGAGATCCTCGACGCCAAATGGCTGGAGTGCATCCATAACCGCATTGACCACTGCGGGTGGCGCTGCCGTCGTGCCCGTCTCTCCGATTCCCTTTGCACCCAGTGGGTTGACCGGAGAGGGGGTCTCGGTATACTGCCATTCAATTTTCGGGAAAAAGCGAGCCTTTGGCATGGCATAGTCCATAAAAGTACCGGAGAGCAGTTGGCCGTTGTCGCTGTATACGGCACCTTCCCATAACGCCTGCCCGACTCCCTGGGCAACCCCGCCGTGCACCTGGCCTTCTGCCAAAAGCGGATTGATCACCCGGCCGACGTCATCCACAGCGATATAGCGCTTCAGCATGACTTCCCCTGTATCTTTATCAATCTCCACCACGCAAATATGCGCCCCGAATGGGTAGACGAAGTTGGTCGGATCAAAGAAAGACTGTGCTTCCAGAGAAGGCTCCACATCATCCGGGAGATTCCAGGCAAAGTTGGCAGAACGCGCAATTTCCTGGAAAGTCTTCGTCCTTCCGGGAACTCCTTTCACCGAGAAAACCCCCTCGGCAAACTCCAGATCCTCCGCGGCCACCTCCAACTCATGGGCCGCAATTCGTTTCGCCTTTGCCACGACGCGATCAGCGGCAATCGCTACGGCTGCCCCGCCTACTGCCGTTGCCCGCGACCCGTATGTTCCCCAGCCCATGGAAATACTCTGTGTATCTCCGTGGACCAGCTCAATATCTTCAATCGGTATGCCCAGTTTATCGGCCACGATCTGTGAAAATGAGGTCGCTGTTCCTTGTCCGTGCGGTGATGTGCCTGTGTAGACCGAGACTTTGCCACTCGGATGAACACGCACGGTACTGTTTTCCCACACGCCTCCTTGAAACCCGATCGCACCCGCCACTTTGGAAGGGCCGAAGCCACATAGCTCTACATAAGTAGAGATACCGATGCCAAGCAGTCTTCCTTGGGCACGCAGCTCCTCCTGCTCCTTCCGCAGTGCTTCATACCCGGCCGTTTCCAAAGCCTTTTCCAGAGTCAGCTCATAGTGACCGCTGTCATAGAGCAGCCCCATGGCTGTCGTGTAAGGAAAGAGTTCTGTCGGAATGAGATTCTTTTTCCGAACTTCGAGCGGGTCCATGCCAACCTTCCGCGCAAAAAGATCCACCATTCGCTCAATTTGAAAAGTCGCTTCCGGCTTTCCTGCTCCGCGGTAGGCGTCTGTCGGCGTCGTATTGGTGTAGACGCCGTACGTAACAACCTCTGCCTGGGGAATCTGGTAGGCTCCGGTAACCATTAATCCAAAGTCAATCGTGGGGCAGCCCGCACCGAAGGTAGAAAGATAGGCGCCCAAATTTGCCGTGTTTTTGACCCGAATGGCTGTAAACGTCCCATCTTTATTGCCGGCGAGCTCCACCTCGATCACTTCATCTCTGGCATGTGTTGTCGCCAGGAAATGCTCTCGGCGTTCTTCTACCCATTTCACAGGGCGCTTCAGCTCACGTGCGGCATGGCCGACGACTGCTTCCTCCGTATACGTGGCAATCTTTGCTCCGAAGCCGCCGCCGACATCAGGTGCCACGATACGCAATTTGCTTTCTGGTACACCAAGCACGTCCGAGTAGATCATCCGGTGGATATGCGGGTTTTGCGAGGTACACCAGATTGTCAATTCGCCGCCGCCCGGATTATACTGAGCCACTGCAGCCCTGGTTTCCATCGGGTTGGGAATGACTCGCTGGTTGTACAGGCGTTGTTTGACCACTACCTCCGCCTGAGCAAACACTTCATCCGGGATCTCGCCGGCCTTCCAAAGCAAGGCGAGGTTTTGTGGAACGTCTTCGTGAAGCAGCGGTGCCCCTTCGGCAAGAGCCTTTTCCTGATGCGTCACGGATGGCA
This window harbors:
- a CDS encoding AAA family ATPase codes for the protein MSKHQPALEKMERDFYQHQYVADQSLTMALHLVLKLEKPLLVEGPAGVGKTEIAKTLARILDTRLIRLQCYEGIDSQASSLRDPHLQSDTRIE
- a CDS encoding FAD binding domain-containing protein; amino-acid sequence: MIPSSFGYVKADTVEDAIRLLQESNGEGKLLAGGHSLIPLMKFRLTSPGTLIDISRIDELRGIRKDGNRLVVGALTTHHQVQRDPLILEHLPVLADAARVIGDLQVRHRGTVGGNLAHADPAADLPGVALALEAMLEVCGEAGKELIDLDGFFLGPLVSALPDNSMLTSVSFLIPPPEVKSVYLKYAHPASGYAVVGVCALVGLDADGVINYARIGINGVGDIPYRALGAESHLLGNVPSEALIKEAAALAPNEGEMGSDLFASAEYREHLCRIYTERALIQLLLPEGAA
- a CDS encoding xanthine dehydrogenase family protein molybdopterin-binding subunit is translated as MAKMIGAPVKRKEDTRLLTGNGMFTDDMKLPGMLHAAFLRSPFAHARIKGIDTDKAKQHPGVAAVFTAADLFGKVRPVPTMWYVPGADLKAKDRSPLATEKVLYAGEAVAVVIAEDRYIARDALDLISVDYEELPSVTHQEKALAEGAPLLHEDVPQNLALLWKAGEIPDEVFAQAEVVVKQRLYNQRVIPNPMETRAAVAQYNPGGGELTIWCTSQNPHIHRMIYSDVLGVPESKLRIVAPDVGGGFGAKIATYTEEAVVGHAARELKRPVKWVEERREHFLATTHARDEVIEVELAGNKDGTFTAIRVKNTANLGAYLSTFGAGCPTIDFGLMVTGAYQIPQAEVVTYGVYTNTTPTDAYRGAGKPEATFQIERMVDLFARKVGMDPLEVRKKNLIPTELFPYTTAMGLLYDSGHYELTLEKALETAGYEALRKEQEELRAQGRLLGIGISTYVELCGFGPSKVAGAIGFQGGVWENSTVRVHPSGKVSVYTGTSPHGQGTATSFSQIVADKLGIPIEDIELVHGDTQSISMGWGTYGSRATAVGGAAVAIAADRVVAKAKRIAAHELEVAAEDLEFAEGVFSVKGVPGRTKTFQEIARSANFAWNLPDDVEPSLEAQSFFDPTNFVYPFGAHICVVEIDKDTGEVMLKRYIAVDDVGRVINPLLAEGQVHGGVAQGVGQALWEGAVYSDNGQLLSGTFMDYAMPKARFFPKIEWQYTETPSPVNPLGAKGIGETGTTAAPPAVVNAVMDALQPFGVEDLDMPLTPEKVWKAMQDRREGV